A region of Ornithorhynchus anatinus isolate Pmale09 chromosome 5, mOrnAna1.pri.v4, whole genome shotgun sequence DNA encodes the following proteins:
- the KIRREL2 gene encoding kin of IRRE-like protein 2, protein MLQILLLFGCGAVGAATASGGAPHFIQQPQDRTVVLGEAVALRCALDGYKGLVQWTKDGLALGGERDLPGWSRYWIAGDGAGGRHDLHIAGVELGDEAEYECQATQAALRSRPARLRVLIPPEAPEVIGGPVLALVAGARTNLTCLSHGAKPAPELSWFRGGVRLEGASYSKMVLADGVREAAQSSLPFTPSAQDDGATFSCRAQSPALPQGRSTAVSVSLQYPPVVTLSVQPQTVPAGGRVSFLCGATANPPVTGYRWAKGGELLPAARGPLLEVVADPSFLTEPVSCEVTNPVGSANLSTVLDVHFGPLLLTPPDSVAVDAGTDATFACHWRGNPAPRVSWMRRGEAQVLGTGPILRLLEVTAEDAGSYVCQAETGPGGRGLAQREAQLTVHGPPVVITLLPPPVTLGAPAQLQCLVHGSPTPDTVVWSWGEEELGSGARGRYLVETGPAPETEGQQALLSVLRISATHATDFAHDFNCTARNRLGEAMAQTTLRRQETLPVLLTAAGAAVGLTILLLATVGGTLCCWTPGQGSRGRLNKPDVLVQIQASDSGSSAPGPDEEETKEARGPSSESPGTSHTERSEILEEELGAELKDPTNGYYKVRGVSKDLPGPFPVGPRTLYPPPPPSPLFAPESQLHHSTVRFSPPPALIPPSGLYLTTPYSHAFTTCAHRPPAPRFSYATLPRLDGGWGGHQRLQTHV, encoded by the exons ATGCTACAGATTCTCTTACTCTTCGGCTGCGGTGCGGTGGGCGCag CCACCGCCTCAGGCGGGGCCCCGCACTTCATTCAACAACCGCAGGACAGGACGGTGGTCCTCGGGGAGGCCGTGGCGCTGCGCTGCGCTCTGGACGGCtacaagggcttggtacagtggacAAAGGATGGACTGGCGCTGGGCGGTGAACGGGACCTGCCAG GCTGGTCCCGCTACTGGATCGCGGGGGACGGAGCGGGTGGGCGGCACGACCTGCACATCGCGGGGGTCGAGTTGGGAGACGAGGCGGAGTACGAGTGTCAAGCTACACAGGCCGCCTTGCGCTCCCGCCCCGCCCGGTTGCGCGTCCTCA TTCCCCCCGAAGCTCCCGAGGTGATAGGGGGCCCGGTCCTGGCCCTGGTCGCTGGAGCCCGGACTAACCTGACCTGCCTCAGTCACGGCGCCAAACCGGCTCCGGAGCTGTCGTGGTTCCGGGGAGGTGTACGGCTGGAGGGAGCCTCCTACAGCAAG ATGGTGCTGGCCGACGGGGTGCGGGAGGCGGCTCAGAGCTCCCTGCCCTTCACGCCCTCGGCCCAGGACGACGGAGCGACGTTCAGCTGCCGGGCCCAGAGTCCCGCCCTGCCCCAGGGCCGGAGCACCGCCGTCTCCGTCAGCCTGCAGt ATCCCCCTGTAGTGACTCTGTCGGTGCAGCCCCAGACGGTGCCAGCCGGCGGCAGGGTCAGCTTCCTGTGCGGGGCCACGGCCAACCCCCCGGTCACCGGCTACAG GTGGGCGAAGGGTGGGGAGCTGCTCCCCGCCGCTCGGGGTCCCCTACTGGAAGTTGTGGCCGACCCCTCCTTCCTGACGGAGCCTGTGTCCTGCGAAGTCACCAACCCTGTGGGCAGCGCtaacctcagcacagtgctggatGTGCATT TCGGGCCGCTCCTCCTGACGCCCCCGGACTCAGTAGCCGTGGACGCAGGGACTGATGCCACCTTCGCTTGCCACTGGAGGGGAAACCCGGCCCCCAGGGTGTCCTGGATGCGCCGAGGGGAAGCTCAG GTTTTGGGCACGGGACCGATTCTGCGGCTACTCGAGGTGACCGCAGAGGATGCTGGGAGCTACGTGTGCCAGGCGGAGacggggcctggagggaggggcctGGCCCAGCGGGAAGCTCAACTGACTGTGCATG GTCCCCCTGTGGTCATCACCCTTCTCCCACCACCGGTCACCCTGGGGGCCCCAGCCCAACTACAGTGTCTAGTTCACGGCTCCCCAACGCCTGACACGGTG GTCTggtcctggggagaggaggaactggGCTCTGGGGCACGGGGCCGCTACCTGGTGGAGACTGGACCGGCTCCCGAGACGGAGGGGCAGCAGGCCCTGCTGTCGGTGCTGCGGATTTCCGCCACACACGCCACGGACTTCGCTCACGACTTCAACTGCACTGCTCGCAACCGCCTGGGGGAGGCCATGGCCCAGACCACTCTGCGCCGCCAGG AGACCCTGCCTGTGCTGCTGACCGCAGCCGGAGCTGCCGTGGGCCTCACGATCTTGCTTCTGGCCACGGTGGGTGGGACCCTCTGCTGCTGGACCCCAGGACAAG gttcCCGCGGCCGCCTCAACAAGCCGGATGTCCTAGTGCAGATCCAGGCCAGCGACAGTGGCTCCAGCGCCCCCGGTCCTGACGAGGAGGAGACCAAAGAGGCCCGG GGCCCCAGCAGCGAGTCCCCTGGGACGTCCCACACAGAGAGGAGTGAGATcctggaggaggagttgggggcaGAGCTTAaa GACCCCACCAATGGCTACTACAAGGTTCGCGGTGTCAGCAAGGACCTCCCGGGGCCATTCCCTGTGGGACCCCGGACCCTgtaccctccccccccaccctccccactcttTGCCCctgagtcccagctccaccactccacCGTAcgcttttcccctcccccagccctcatcCCACCCAGTGGCCTCTACCTCACAACACCCTACAGCCACGCCTTCACCACCTGTGCCcaccggccccctgccccccgctttTCCTATGCGACTCTCCCCCGCCtggacgggggctgggggggtcacCAGCGGCTCCAGACCCACGTGTGA
- the APLP1 gene encoding amyloid-like protein 1: MGLSPAAAAAAPTLRRRRRRLRLPLPFPLPFPPLLLLLLPPGPGSRAPAGATATSAAGEAVGDPQVALGCGTLSLHRDLRTGQWQPDPQRSHGCFRGPHQVLAYCQQMYPELRVGRVEAAEPIPMARWCRGAPGERCPHHVIVPYRCLPGEFVSDALLVPEHCRFGHQERMAECESSAHRQRQAQEACRAEGFELRDSGMLLPCGPGRFRGVEYVCCPPPGPPTPTTPQEPGPSETPTLAPTPGRETEREEEKEEDEEGEEFPAPVDDYFVEPPGAEEEEEEEEKKGTRHPSTHPPSGVSKVTPTPRPTDGVDVYFEAPGAGGEHAGFLQAKTDLEERRMRQINEVMKEWAEADHQAKSLPKADRQALNEHFQSILQTLEEQVSGERQRLVETHLARVAALLNDHRRATLEAFLAALQEPQPQAERVLQALRRYLRAERKDQRHTLRHYQHVAAVDTEKAEQMRFQVQTHLRVIEERMNQSLGLLYQNRHLAQRLHPHVQELLRSEGLGPGALPSVEELTPSGGSSEDGGSRLPEPEDESATATEKGLTAGEGGEGAPPEGEVTSVELQVNVSLGAVRGVAFRSPEIQRDELEPGPGGGLARGALAGLLVVAVAVGGVVLSLLLVRRRRPYGAISHGVVEVDPILNLEEPKPSALQPHGYENPTYRCLEERG; the protein is encoded by the exons ATGGGACTCtctccggccgccgccgccgccgcccccaccctccgccgccgccgccgccgccttcgtCTCCCGCTCCCGTTCCCTCTCCCGttcccgccgctgctgctgctgctcctaccgccggggcccgggagccgaGCTCCGGCCGGAGCCACCGCCACCAGCGCCGCCGgggag GCTGTGGGGGACCCCCAGGTGGCTCTGGGCTGCGGGACGCTGTCCCTGCACCGGGACCTGCGGACGGGCCAGTGGCAGCCGGACCCCCAGCGCTCCCACGGCTGCTTCCGGGGCCCTCACCAAGTCTTGGCCTACTGCCAGCAG ATGTACCCGGAGCTGCGGGTGGGACGGGTGGAGGCGGCTGAGCCGATTCCCATGGCTCGCTGGtgccggggggccccgggggagcgCTGTCCGCACCACGTCATCGTCCCCTACCGTTGCCTGC CGGGCGAGTTCGTGAGCGACGCGCTGCTTGTGCCGGAGCACTGCAGGTTCGGGCATCAGGAGCGCATGGCGGAGTGTGAGAGCTCCGCCCATCGGCAGCGCCAGGCCCAGGAG gcttGTCGTGCTGAGGGTTTTGAACTACGAGATTCCGGGATGCTGCTGCCATGTGGGCCCGGCCGGTTCCGGGGCGTCGAGTACGTCTGCTGTCCTCCTCCTGGACCTCCGACCCCTACCACCCCCCAGGAACCCGGACCCAG CGAGACCCCCACCCTAGCGCCCACCCCGGGCAGGGAaacggagagggaagaggagaaagaagaggacgaggagggagaagagttcccCGCCCCAGTGGACGATTATTTTGTGGAGCCGCCaggagccgaggaggaggaggaggaagaggagaagaagggaactCGGCACCCCAGCACTCACCCCCCTTCAGGCGTCAGCAAGG tgacaccCACGCCGCGGCCCACTGACGGGGTGGACGTTTACTTCGAGgctccgggggccggcggggagcacGCCGGCTTTCTGCAGGCTAAGACGGATCTGGAGGAGCGAAGGATGCGGCAGATCAACGAG gTAATGAAGGAGTGGGCGGAGGCCGACCACCAGGCCAAAAGTTTGCCCAAGGCTGACAGACAGGCCCTCAACGAG cacttCCAGTCGATCCTGCAGACCCTGGAGGAGCAGGTGTCCGGTGAGCGGCAGCGGCTGGTGGAAACACACCTGGCCCGTGTGGCCGCGCTCCTCAATGACCATCGCCGAGCCACCCTGGAGGCCTTCCTGGCTGCTTTGCAGGAACCCCAGCCCCAG GCGGAGAGAGTGCTGCAGGCCTTGCGGCGCTACCTTCGGGCGGAGCGGAAGGATCAGAGACACACGCTGCGCCATTACCAGCACGTGGCGGCCGTGGACACTGAGAAGGCCGAGCAGATGAGGTTCCAG gttcAGACTCACCTGCGCGTTATTGAAGAGCGGATGAACCAGAGCTTGGGGCTGCTTTACCAAAACCGCCATCTCGCCCAGAGACTTCACCCTCACGTCC AAGAGCTCCTGCGCTCAGAAGGCCTGGGGCCGGGGGCACTGCCCAGTGTAGAGGAACTAACCCCCTCGGGGGGCAGCAGCGAGGATGGGGGCTCCCGTCTCCCAGAACCTGAGGATG AGTCCGCAACGGCCACTGAAAAAG GGTTGacggcaggagagggaggagagggggcccctCCGGAGGGCGAAGTCACTTCGGTGGAGCTACAG GTGAATGTATCGTTGGGGGCCGTGAGGGGGGTCGCCTTCCGTTCCCCCGAGATCCAGAGGGACGAGCTG gagccggggccgggcgggggcctggCGCGGGGGGCGCTGGCCGGGCTCCTGGTCGTTGCTGTGGCCGTGGGCGGTGTCGTCTTGTCGCTGCTGCTGGTGCGCCGGCGGAGACCCTACGGGGCCATCAGTCACGGCGTGGTGGAG GTGGACCCGATTCTGAACCTGGAGGAGCCGAAGCCGAGCGCTCTCCAGCCCCACGGCTACGAGAACCCGACCTACCGCTGCCTGGAGGAGCGAGGCTAA
- the NFKBID gene encoding NF-kappa-B inhibitor delta produces MNAIVRGMTSGGGVEAGPQEGTLKHLPAWEPETGGLRVASAGTRTERATLAQRRGRGAPRGLQPEGRNSRGCRAERSPCPSTTVKKLLEQRRQQMGIDYDPAAPGPMPTSSGNTTGTGNRPFLDSVEAAGESLGMGPGPPQLPSWDPDSHATYPDCHYHCSSSAQAYFSGPGSGLSPLPDRGGYGPLLGPPEDLELPADSAGLCLDPTPPSSSWGGSGLGPTQFFQAPPQDTGPGGQSLEQARAEVRGFGLRRLLQQDEEGDTLLHLFAAQGLRWLAFAAAEVLQSCGQLDIREHKGKTPLLVAAAANQPLVVLDLLLLGAEPNATDQRGRSVLHMAAAYGLPAVLMAVCNSGVPVNLEARDFEGLTPLHTAVLSLNAALCPLDPPAVAPGPLPPPAQDRLTCVQMLLQMGADSTSQEIKSNKTALHLAVQGGNLPLVQLLLDLPVPDPPAFVNMKAHGHTALHMAAALPPQAPREPIVRRLLAAGADPTLRNLENEQAAHLLGPGPQAEPLRQLLKRSRGPAPVSS; encoded by the exons atgaatgccatcgtCAGAGGAATGACATCAGGGGGCGGAGTCGAGGCGGGGCCGCAAGAAGGGACTCTTAAGCACCTGCCGGCTTGGGAGCCCGAGACCGGGGGACTTCGAGTCGCCTCCGCGGGGACCCGGACAGAGAGAGCGACGCTGGCGCAGCGCAGAGGCCGGGGGGCCCCGAGGGGGCTACAGCCTGAAGGTCGGAATTCCAGAG GCTGCAGGGCGGAGCGGAGCCCCTGTCCGTCTACGACGGTGAAGAAGCTTCTGGAGCAGCGCCGGCAGCAGATGGGAATCGACTATGACCCGGCGGCGCCG GGACCGATGCCGACTTCGTCTGGCAACACCACGGGAACAG gcAACAGGCCGTTCTTAGACTCCGTGGAGGCCGCCGGAGAGAGTCTGGGGATGGGGCCTGgcccccctcagctgccttcgtgGGACCCCGATTCCCACGCCACATACCCTGACTGCCACTACCACTGCTCCAGCTCTGCCCAGGCCTACTTCTCTGGCCCCGGTTCCGGACTCAGCCCCCTACCAGACCGTGGGGGCTACGGACCCCTCTTAGGCCCCCCTGAGGACCTGGAG ctccCAGCTGACTCTGCTGGCCTCTGCCTGGACCCCACTCCACCCTCCAGTTCCTGGGGAGGCTCTGGGCTGGGCCCCACACAGTTCTTCCAGGCCCCACCCCAGGACACAGGACCCGGCGGTCAGAGCCTGGAACAAGCCCGCGCGGAGGTGCGGGGCTTCGGACTAAGGCGGCTCCTGCagcaggatgaggagggggaCAC gctcctgcaTCTCTTTGCAGCTCAGGGCCTGCGCTGGCTAGCATTTGCAGCGGCTGAAGTTTTGCAGAGCTGCGGCCAGTTGGACATCAGGGAGCACAAGGGCAAG ACCCCACTGCTCGTGGCTGCAGCTGCCAACCAGCCACTGGTGGTGCTGGACCTGCTGCTCCTGGGAGCGGAGCCCAACGCCACGGACCAGCGCGGCCGCTCCGTCCTGCACATGGCAGCTGCCTATGGGCTCCCCGCCGTCCTCATg GCTGTCTGCAACTCGGGGGTACCGGTCAACCTGGAGGCCCGAGACTTTGAGG GCCTCACCCCCCTGCACACCGCCGTCCTCTCCCTCAACGCCGCCCTCTGCCCGCTGGATCCGCCAGCCGTGGCCCcgggccccctgcccccgccggccCAGGACAGGCTGACCTGTGTCCAGATGTTGCTGCAGATGGGAGCCGACTCAACCAGCCAG GAGATCAAGAGCAACAAGACGGCCCTCCACCTGGCCGTTCAGGGGGGAAACCTGCCCCTGGTGCAGCTGCTCCTGGACCTGCCTGTGCCTGACCCGCCCGCCTTCGTCAACATgaag GCCCACGGCCACACGGCCCTGCACATGGCGGCCGCCCTGCCCCCCCAGGCCCCGCGGGAGCCCATCGTGCGGCGTCTTTTGGCGGCCGGCGCGGACCCAACGCTGCGGAACCTGGAGAACGAGCAGGCGGCCCATCTCCTGGGGCCCGGGCCCCAGGCCGAGCCG CTGCGGCAGCTGCTGAagcggagccggggcccggcccccgtgTCCTCGTAG
- the HCST gene encoding hematopoietic cell signal transducer isoform X1, whose amino-acid sequence MAGTSLTGPALLLGLLAGATAQTLGVSSPGLCSFCSPLDLPLMIGLVLGDALVTVVIVVAVYFCTRRAGGSGGAAPLEDTKVYMNLPGRR is encoded by the exons ATGGCCGGGACCAGCCTCACCGGCCCCGCACTGCTACTCGGACTCCTCGCAG GGGCGACGGCTCAGACCTTGGGAG tctCTTCCCCAGGCCTCTGCAGTTTCTGTTCTCCTCTCGATCTCCCGCTAATGATCGGCCTCGTGCTCGGGGACGCGCTGGTCACCGTGGTCATCGTGGTCGCCGTTTACTTCTGCACCCGGAGAGCGGGCGGGAGCGGCGGGGCCGCGCCCCTCG AGGACACCAAAGTCTACATGAACCTGCCGGGGCGTCGCTGA
- the HCST gene encoding hematopoietic cell signal transducer isoform X2 encodes MAGTSLTGPALLLGLLAGATAQTLGGLCSFCSPLDLPLMIGLVLGDALVTVVIVVAVYFCTRRAGGSGGAAPLEDTKVYMNLPGRR; translated from the exons ATGGCCGGGACCAGCCTCACCGGCCCCGCACTGCTACTCGGACTCCTCGCAG GGGCGACGGCTCAGACCTTGGGAG GCCTCTGCAGTTTCTGTTCTCCTCTCGATCTCCCGCTAATGATCGGCCTCGTGCTCGGGGACGCGCTGGTCACCGTGGTCATCGTGGTCGCCGTTTACTTCTGCACCCGGAGAGCGGGCGGGAGCGGCGGGGCCGCGCCCCTCG AGGACACCAAAGTCTACATGAACCTGCCGGGGCGTCGCTGA